The following proteins are co-located in the Halarcobacter sp. genome:
- the cysE gene encoding serine O-acetyltransferase: protein MNDEKDLHEKIKEKILEEQKELGLWKQIKEDFTVPKLNDPALDSSFELFFNYPGVWAIINHRIANKLYNKGWIKLARALVGISSLFTKTDIHPAATIGRRVFIDHAIGVVIGATAIIEDDVLIYQGVTLGGVSLDKGKRHPTIRANSVIGSGAKVLGNITIGKNGKIGANSVVICDVPKNSTAVGVPAKVIKRDDKNGRLNHSDLPDINKEMFEYLLKRVALLEHAVKDHDGIDLANEDHDLECIYKKFISAMNSIEK, encoded by the coding sequence ATGAATGATGAGAAAGATTTACATGAAAAGATTAAAGAAAAAATTTTAGAGGAACAAAAAGAGTTAGGTCTTTGGAAACAGATTAAAGAAGATTTTACAGTACCTAAATTAAATGACCCAGCTTTAGACTCAAGCTTTGAGCTTTTTTTTAACTATCCAGGAGTATGGGCAATTATTAACCACAGAATTGCAAATAAACTTTATAATAAAGGTTGGATAAAACTAGCAAGAGCTTTAGTTGGGATTAGTTCATTATTTACAAAAACAGATATACATCCAGCAGCAACTATAGGTAGAAGAGTTTTCATTGACCATGCAATTGGAGTAGTAATTGGAGCAACTGCAATTATTGAAGATGATGTCTTAATCTATCAAGGTGTAACTCTTGGTGGGGTTAGCTTAGATAAAGGGAAAAGACACCCAACAATCAGAGCAAATTCAGTAATAGGAAGTGGTGCAAAAGTTTTAGGAAATATTACTATTGGTAAAAATGGTAAAATTGGAGCAAATTCTGTAGTTATTTGTGATGTACCTAAAAACTCAACAGCAGTTGGTGTTCCAGCAAAAGTGATTAAAAGAGATGATAAAAATGGAAGACTAAACCATAGTGATCTTCCAGATATTAATAAAGAGATGTTTGAATACTTATTAAAAAGAGTTGCTCTGCTTGAACATGCTGTAAAAGATCATGATGGAATTGATTTAGCTAATGAAGATCATGATTTAGAATGTATTTATAAAAAATTTATTAGTGCAATGAACTCTATAGAAAAATAA
- the tmk gene encoding dTMP kinase translates to MYAVIEGIDTAGKSTQLDILKVNHPEAIFTKEPGGTEIGLKLRAMALNGEAKSKVAEMFLFLADRAEHIEEVIKPNEYKMVISDRSIISGIAYASNMPIEIVTTLNLIATSNTLPSHVILLELSKEELTKRLEGKTNDSIESRGIDYLLDIQDRMKRTIKQLNLNYIFIDASLSIEEISKKIEDFING, encoded by the coding sequence ATGTATGCAGTAATTGAGGGGATAGATACAGCCGGAAAATCAACTCAACTTGATATCCTAAAAGTAAACCATCCAGAGGCTATTTTCACCAAAGAACCTGGTGGTACAGAAATAGGTCTTAAATTAAGAGCTATGGCTTTAAATGGAGAAGCAAAAAGTAAAGTTGCAGAGATGTTTCTTTTTCTAGCAGATAGAGCAGAACACATCGAAGAGGTTATAAAACCGAATGAATATAAGATGGTAATTAGTGATAGAAGTATTATAAGTGGTATAGCTTATGCATCTAATATGCCAATAGAGATAGTAACAACACTAAATCTTATAGCAACATCAAATACTTTACCATCCCATGTTATCCTATTAGAGTTGTCAAAAGAAGAGTTAACAAAGCGATTAGAAGGTAAAACAAATGATTCTATCGAGTCAAGAGGAATTGATTATCTATTGGACATACAAGATAGAATGAAAAGAACAATTAAACAATTAAATTTAAATTATATTTTTATAGATGCTAGTTTAAGCATTGAAGAGATTTCAAAAAAGATTGAGGATTTTATTAATGGCTAA
- a CDS encoding CBS domain-containing protein, with translation MFAIYNNNGLSFRSTVDNLYSLSNVDSIAKVRNNVNEGLPKDHSTRPKKRLYENDKVNEATQIYRDIANIDTSEQIFHVKDLMTKDVIVLNQDNTLQEAYNLMEEKDIRQIPILDTNENNKIIAMINQKDILNSILNDLEYVNTTLRRPLSSFDLGEVITADPITDIRRVAKVMVDFSLTAIPIVDQDDNLEGIVSRANILKAVANTPPLQIWS, from the coding sequence ATGTTTGCAATATATAATAACAATGGACTTAGTTTTAGAAGTACAGTAGATAATCTTTATAGTTTGTCAAATGTTGATTCAATTGCAAAAGTTAGAAATAATGTAAATGAAGGTCTACCAAAAGATCATTCAACTAGACCTAAAAAAAGACTTTATGAAAATGATAAAGTAAATGAAGCTACTCAAATCTATAGAGATATTGCAAATATTGATACCTCTGAGCAAATATTTCATGTAAAAGATTTGATGACAAAAGATGTTATTGTACTAAATCAAGATAATACTCTTCAAGAAGCTTATAACCTTATGGAAGAAAAAGATATACGACAAATTCCCATATTAGATACAAATGAAAACAATAAGATAATAGCAATGATAAATCAAAAAGATATTTTGAATTCAATACTAAATGATTTAGAATATGTAAATACTACTTTAAGAAGACCTCTTTCTAGTTTTGATTTAGGAGAAGTAATTACAGCTGATCCTATAACTGATATAAGAAGAGTAGCAAAAGTTATGGTTGATTTTAGTTTAACAGCTATCCCTATTGTTGATCAGGATGATAATCTTGAAGGAATAGTTTCAAGAGCTAATATTTTAAAAGCTGTTGCAAATACTCCCCCTCTACAAATCTGGAGCTAA
- the hisS gene encoding histidine--tRNA ligase: MANIQSLRGMNDILGDDSELFTYFVENASRIAKNYGFTYIETPILEETALFKRSVGESSDIVNKEMYQFIDKGENDVCLRPEGTAGVVRSFVQNKFDRAGGTYRWYYYGPMFRYERPQKGRLREFHQFGCEVFGVSSVYEDANIIMMIKDILDFFQIGFKLQLNSLGCPTCMPVYRDKLVKYLTNIKEELCEDCNRRIETNPIRVLDCKIENCQKLLYNAPKITNNLCEKCDTDFEKLKEILDFNNIEYEIDTNLVRGLDYYSQTAFEFTSSEIGAQSAIAGGGRYDRLVEFLGGRATPGIGFAIGIERLLELVKIKEEKKDVIYLGALNEEALNTLTQIATKKRDNTKTFMEYTPRGFGKHFKLAEKCRATIVALVGENELNDGTIYTKNIKTQEEKTIKLEDF; the protein is encoded by the coding sequence ATGGCTAATATTCAAAGCTTAAGAGGAATGAATGATATATTAGGTGATGATAGTGAGTTATTTACATATTTTGTAGAAAATGCATCAAGAATTGCAAAAAACTATGGATTTACATATATAGAAACACCTATTTTAGAAGAAACTGCACTTTTTAAAAGATCAGTTGGAGAGAGTTCAGATATTGTAAATAAAGAGATGTATCAATTTATTGACAAAGGTGAGAATGACGTATGTCTGAGACCTGAAGGAACAGCAGGAGTAGTAAGAAGCTTTGTTCAAAACAAGTTTGACAGAGCTGGTGGAACTTATAGATGGTACTATTATGGTCCAATGTTTAGATATGAAAGACCTCAAAAAGGAAGATTAAGAGAATTTCACCAATTTGGTTGTGAAGTATTTGGAGTAAGTTCAGTTTATGAAGATGCAAATATCATTATGATGATAAAAGATATTCTTGATTTTTTCCAAATAGGATTTAAATTACAACTAAACTCATTAGGGTGTCCAACATGTATGCCAGTGTATAGAGATAAGCTAGTTAAGTATTTAACAAATATAAAAGAAGAGTTATGTGAAGACTGTAATAGACGTATTGAAACAAATCCAATAAGAGTTCTTGATTGTAAAATTGAAAACTGTCAAAAACTATTATACAATGCTCCAAAAATCACTAATAATTTATGTGAAAAATGTGATACTGATTTTGAAAAGTTAAAAGAGATTTTAGATTTCAATAACATTGAATATGAGATTGATACTAATTTAGTTAGAGGTTTAGATTACTATTCTCAAACTGCTTTTGAATTTACTTCAAGTGAAATTGGAGCACAAAGTGCAATAGCAGGTGGAGGAAGATATGATAGACTTGTTGAGTTTTTAGGAGGAAGAGCAACTCCTGGAATAGGTTTTGCAATAGGTATAGAAAGACTTCTAGAACTAGTAAAAATAAAAGAAGAAAAGAAAGATGTAATATATTTAGGTGCATTAAATGAAGAGGCTTTAAACACCTTGACCCAAATTGCAACCAAAAAAAGAGATAATACAAAAACTTTTATGGAATATACACCTAGAGGTTTTGGAAAACACTTTAAACTTGCAGAAAAGTGTAGAGCAACAATTGTTGCATTAGTTGGTGAAAATGAATTAAATGATGGAACTATTTATACAAAAAATATTAAAACGCAAGAAGAAAAAACAATCAAATTAGAGGATTTTTAG
- a CDS encoding putative sulfate exporter family transporter: MYDCCRNCNVISSYIPIGSVAIAIILGAILGNSITIPSKFASGITFAEKSLLSFSIALMGINLDFNVLNALGANTILIIVISLIATIFFALYVSKKQDFDKKLGLILGIGNAVCGSAAIAATKDIVKLNKEKSALAIAIVNLLGTAGLFILPFIGLLLGFNDIEIGILLGNTLQSVGHAVAAGFGVNETVGQSATIVKMGRILLLTPVIIWLIFFISKKNTKSAKNTKRFQIPLFILGFIFFSIIASIQVLPQNIIDYISLVSKISLLLAMSAIGLKISFKAIKESGWDALVLAGYIFKFQILLSIVLIAIF; the protein is encoded by the coding sequence ATGTATGATTGTTGCAGGAATTGCAACGTTATTTCAAGTTATATACCTATAGGTTCAGTTGCCATTGCCATCATTTTAGGAGCTATTTTAGGAAATAGCATTACTATACCTTCAAAATTTGCATCAGGCATAACTTTTGCTGAAAAGTCACTTCTTTCATTTTCTATTGCTTTAATGGGAATAAATTTAGATTTTAATGTATTAAATGCATTAGGTGCAAATACGATTCTTATAATTGTAATCTCTTTAATTGCTACAATATTTTTTGCTTTGTATGTATCAAAAAAACAAGATTTTGATAAAAAGTTAGGATTAATTTTAGGTATAGGAAATGCAGTTTGTGGAAGTGCTGCAATAGCTGCAACAAAAGATATAGTAAAACTTAATAAAGAAAAATCTGCTTTAGCAATAGCTATTGTAAATTTATTAGGTACAGCAGGACTTTTTATTTTGCCTTTTATTGGATTGTTATTAGGATTTAATGATATTGAAATAGGTATTTTGTTAGGTAACACTTTACAATCCGTAGGTCATGCAGTTGCTGCAGGATTTGGAGTAAATGAAACAGTAGGACAAAGTGCAACTATTGTTAAGATGGGAAGAATTTTACTTTTAACACCGGTTATTATTTGGTTAATATTTTTTATTTCAAAAAAAAATACAAAAAGTGCCAAAAATACAAAAAGATTTCAAATACCTCTATTTATATTAGGATTTATTTTCTTTTCAATTATTGCATCAATACAGGTTTTGCCACAAAATATAATAGATTATATATCTTTAGTCTCAAAAATATCTTTACTTTTAGCTATGAGTGCCATAGGATTAAAAATAAGTTTTAAAGCAATTAAAGAAAGTGGTTGGGATGCTTTGGTTTTAGCCGGATATATTTTTAAGTTTCAAATATTACTTTCAATTGTTTTAATAGCAATATTTTAA
- a CDS encoding recombinase family protein — translation MSKIFSFVRVNNNNESYTKTQKKGLSDYKSVNNISVYKEIEIEIDTPDDEKNMLNFLKSCESSSTLLVYDLNVFGRTIETILEIVRFLLSNKIRIIVVKQNLDLVDDKDMLTQMILGVISMTVNLEKDLMSLRTKEALTAKKLKGESLGKPKGTIQKSKFDKQRDKIEELLAVGLSVRKIAKLLGYNNHIGLNNYVKKRNIRHNLPNTLDIAS, via the coding sequence ATGTCTAAAATATTCAGTTTTGTAAGAGTTAACAATAACAATGAGTCGTATACTAAAACACAAAAGAAGGGGTTGTCTGATTATAAAAGCGTTAACAATATTTCAGTTTATAAAGAGATTGAAATTGAGATAGATACTCCTGATGATGAAAAAAATATGTTGAATTTTCTAAAAAGTTGTGAATCTTCATCTACACTTTTAGTTTATGATTTAAATGTTTTTGGAAGAACAATTGAAACTATTTTAGAGATTGTTAGATTTTTACTTTCTAATAAAATTAGAATTATTGTTGTAAAACAAAATCTTGATTTAGTAGATGATAAAGATATGTTAACCCAAATGATTTTAGGTGTAATATCTATGACAGTTAATTTAGAAAAAGATTTAATGAGCTTAAGAACTAAAGAAGCACTTACTGCAAAAAAATTAAAAGGTGAAAGTTTAGGTAAACCAAAAGGAACGATACAAAAATCTAAATTTGATAAACAAAGAGATAAAATTGAAGAATTATTAGCAGTAGGATTATCAGTTAGAAAAATTGCTAAACTTTTAGGTTATAATAATCATATTGGATTAAATAATTATGTTAAGAAAAGAAATATTAGACATAACTTGCCAAACACTTTAGATATAGCAAGTTGA
- the coaD gene encoding pantetheine-phosphate adenylyltransferase yields MQVNNNTTTYRKAIYSGTFDPITNGHMDIIKRATYIFDEVIIAVAKSEMKSPMFSHEKRVAFAQAATKDMQKVKVIGFDTLLVDLASELKINTIIRGLRAVSDFEYELQMGYANSSINKKLETLYLMPTLENAFVSSTIVREIIRFNGKFEHLVPQKVLECMQ; encoded by the coding sequence ATGCAGGTTAATAATAATACAACAACGTATAGAAAAGCGATATATAGTGGTACTTTTGATCCTATAACCAACGGTCATATGGATATTATTAAAAGAGCTACATATATTTTTGATGAAGTGATTATAGCAGTTGCAAAAAGTGAGATGAAAAGCCCTATGTTTTCCCATGAAAAAAGGGTAGCTTTTGCTCAAGCTGCAACAAAAGATATGCAAAAAGTTAAGGTTATTGGATTTGATACTTTATTAGTTGATTTAGCAAGTGAACTTAAAATAAATACTATTATTAGAGGGCTTAGAGCTGTTTCAGATTTTGAGTATGAATTACAAATGGGATATGCGAATTCATCAATAAATAAAAAACTTGAAACACTTTATCTTATGCCAACACTAGAAAATGCCTTTGTTTCATCTACAATTGTGCGTGAGATAATTCGGTTTAATGGTAAATTTGAGCACTTAGTTCCACAAAAGGTATTAGAATGTATGCAGTAA
- a CDS encoding sulfite exporter TauE/SafE family protein: MTLELILFGLTAGFVSGFFGLGGGTVLTPILVIAGFAMKEAIAISIMQMVFSSIYGSFLNSKKAKHIFKDGIILGIGGSLGGLLNSFIHSLVSDIFLQYVFIIIIIFSIIKIFISPAEHDQEVKHHSKLVLILVGFVVGVIAMSIGVGGAIMLIPILVSFMKYPLKSATSLSLFFVIFSSVAGFTSLTITGQMPFHEGLIIGLASLVGVFFGIKTKNAIGAKNYKKSILIMNLIILCTMVYKTIL, encoded by the coding sequence ATGACTTTAGAACTGATACTATTTGGATTAACAGCTGGCTTTGTTTCCGGTTTCTTTGGATTAGGAGGAGGTACAGTTTTAACTCCTATTTTAGTTATTGCAGGATTTGCTATGAAAGAAGCAATTGCAATTTCAATTATGCAAATGGTATTTAGTTCTATATACGGTTCTTTTTTAAACTCTAAAAAAGCAAAACATATTTTTAAAGATGGAATAATACTAGGTATTGGTGGCTCTTTAGGTGGACTTTTAAATAGTTTTATCCATTCATTAGTTTCTGACATTTTTTTACAATATGTTTTTATTATAATAATTATCTTCTCTATCATTAAAATATTTATATCTCCGGCTGAACATGATCAAGAAGTAAAACATCATAGTAAATTGGTTTTAATTTTAGTTGGATTTGTTGTTGGTGTGATTGCAATGAGTATTGGCGTGGGAGGAGCAATTATGCTTATACCTATACTAGTAAGTTTTATGAAGTATCCTTTAAAATCAGCAACAAGTTTAAGTTTATTTTTTGTTATATTTTCTTCAGTTGCAGGTTTTACTTCTTTAACTATAACTGGACAAATGCCCTTTCACGAAGGTTTGATTATTGGTTTAGCTTCACTTGTTGGTGTGTTTTTTGGAATAAAAACTAAAAATGCCATAGGAGCTAAAAACTATAAAAAATCTATACTTATAATGAACCTTATAATTCTATGCACAATGGTTTATAAAACTATATTATAA
- the speA gene encoding biosynthetic arginine decarboxylase: MENYGIDIWADDNFIIEDGVVKLNYASKPSLINMVKDIREKDYKGPLLFRFPHLIEKQINKLYTLYSNAIKEYNYKGKFNAVFPLKVNQLPNFILPLVKAGEKYNYGLEAGSKAELFLAMTYNKFGAPITVNGFKDKEMIHLGFIAKQMGHDITIIIEGLNELETILEVEKETSLPTPNVGIRVRLFNSGGGAWAKSGGIDAKFGLSSTEILEAFEMLEENNLANILTMIHFHIGSSMETIKPLKNALKESGHIYAELKNLGAVNLSAINIGGGLAVEYSQFHRTAQYHLQEFANDVIFTLKNIAKQKGVEEPDIFTESGRFISASSTVLITPVLELFTAEYDAEHLRLKEKNPPLIEELRDLYNDMNSKTALEYMHDSIDHLESLLKLFDLGYIDLEDRSNAEILTNLIIKKAIWFLEVDDYKELKRIDNKIQEKYLVNFSIFQSLPDFWGIKQEFPMMPITHLNKKPTRSASLWDITCDSDGEIGFNPEKPLYLHDVNLKLEEYYLGFFHVGAYQDILGMRHNLFSHPTEINVVFENGKLKLEKILESQKIIDILEDIDHDTKNIKEVLKTNLDDKTYKILKKYLHDNSYLKTTWS; the protein is encoded by the coding sequence TTGGAAAATTATGGTATTGATATCTGGGCTGACGACAATTTTATTATAGAAGATGGAGTAGTAAAATTAAACTATGCCTCTAAACCTTCTTTAATAAATATGGTAAAAGATATTAGAGAAAAAGATTATAAAGGACCCCTACTTTTTAGGTTTCCACACTTAATAGAGAAGCAAATAAACAAACTTTATACTCTATATTCAAATGCTATTAAAGAGTATAATTACAAGGGTAAATTTAATGCTGTTTTCCCTTTAAAAGTTAACCAACTTCCAAATTTTATATTACCTCTTGTAAAAGCAGGAGAAAAATACAATTATGGTTTAGAAGCAGGAAGTAAAGCTGAGCTTTTCTTAGCAATGACTTATAATAAGTTTGGTGCACCAATTACAGTAAATGGATTTAAAGATAAAGAGATGATTCATTTAGGTTTTATTGCAAAACAAATGGGGCATGATATAACTATTATTATAGAGGGTTTAAATGAACTAGAAACTATACTTGAAGTGGAAAAAGAAACCTCTTTACCAACACCAAATGTTGGTATTAGAGTTAGACTTTTCAATTCAGGTGGTGGAGCTTGGGCTAAATCTGGTGGTATTGATGCAAAATTTGGATTAAGTTCTACAGAAATTCTTGAGGCATTTGAGATGCTTGAAGAGAACAACTTAGCTAATATTCTTACAATGATACATTTTCATATTGGTTCATCAATGGAAACAATTAAACCTTTAAAAAATGCTTTAAAAGAATCTGGTCATATCTATGCTGAACTTAAAAATCTTGGTGCTGTTAATTTATCTGCAATAAATATTGGTGGAGGATTAGCAGTAGAATATTCTCAATTTCATAGAACGGCACAATACCATTTACAAGAGTTTGCAAATGATGTAATTTTCACATTAAAAAATATTGCAAAACAAAAAGGTGTAGAGGAACCTGATATTTTTACAGAATCAGGAAGATTTATAAGTGCTAGTTCCACTGTACTTATTACTCCTGTATTAGAACTATTTACAGCTGAGTATGATGCAGAACATTTAAGACTTAAAGAAAAAAATCCACCTTTAATTGAAGAGTTAAGAGATTTATATAATGATATGAATTCAAAAACTGCATTAGAATATATGCATGATAGTATTGACCATTTAGAATCATTATTAAAATTATTTGATTTAGGTTATATAGATTTAGAAGACAGAAGTAATGCAGAGATATTAACTAATCTAATAATTAAAAAAGCAATTTGGTTCTTAGAAGTTGATGATTATAAAGAGTTAAAAAGAATAGATAATAAAATACAAGAAAAATATCTTGTAAACTTTTCAATTTTTCAATCATTACCTGATTTTTGGGGTATTAAACAAGAGTTTCCTATGATGCCAATTACACATTTAAATAAAAAACCAACAAGAAGTGCTTCCCTTTGGGATATTACTTGTGATAGTGATGGAGAGATTGGATTTAATCCAGAAAAACCACTTTATTTACATGATGTAAATTTAAAATTAGAAGAATACTACTTAGGTTTTTTCCATGTTGGAGCATATCAAGATATATTAGGTATGAGACATAATCTTTTTTCACATCCAACTGAAATCAATGTAGTTTTTGAAAATGGCAAACTAAAACTTGAAAAAATATTAGAATCTCAGAAAATTATTGATATTTTAGAAGATATTGATCATGATACTAAAAATATAAAAGAGGTATTAAAAACAAATTTAGATGACAAAACATATAAAATACTAAAAAAATATTTACACGATAATAGTTATCTAAAGACAACATGGAGTTAA
- a CDS encoding UbiX family flavin prenyltransferase yields MKLVVAITGSSGSKLGIKFIQNLPESIEVFAVFSKSAKKALKLEEGIDITKLFKENEKIHIFKENQIEAPISSGSFKTEKMIILPCSMNTLAKCSVGISDNLITRAFTVMLKEKREIVLAPREMPFSTIALENMHKLSQLGVTIAPPVLAYYSKQNSLELMEDFMIGKWYDLLKIEHNLYERWK; encoded by the coding sequence GTGAAATTAGTTGTAGCTATAACCGGTTCTAGCGGTTCAAAACTTGGAATTAAATTTATACAGAACTTACCAGAAAGTATTGAAGTGTTTGCTGTATTTTCAAAAAGTGCAAAAAAAGCTTTAAAACTTGAAGAAGGTATTGATATTACAAAACTTTTTAAAGAGAACGAAAAAATTCACATATTTAAAGAAAATCAGATTGAAGCTCCTATTTCTTCAGGTTCATTTAAAACTGAAAAGATGATAATATTACCTTGTTCTATGAATACTTTGGCAAAATGTTCCGTAGGGATTTCAGATAATCTAATCACAAGAGCTTTTACAGTAATGTTAAAAGAAAAAAGAGAAATAGTACTTGCACCTAGAGAAATGCCTTTTTCAACTATTGCACTTGAAAATATGCACAAACTTTCTCAATTAGGAGTAACAATTGCACCTCCTGTTTTAGCATACTATTCAAAACAAAACTCATTAGAATTAATGGAAGACTTTATGATTGGTAAATGGTACGATTTACTTAAAATTGAGCATAACTTATATGAAAGATGGAAATAA